A DNA window from Mya arenaria isolate MELC-2E11 chromosome 17, ASM2691426v1 contains the following coding sequences:
- the LOC128223128 gene encoding bifunctional protein HldE-like isoform X1, protein MVSQTKLVINSTDIMDEKDPSALSLNLNHRFLVIGDVILDVNKFGDIPQVANEAPVPIFVETKSDVRLGGAANVVHNLSAFHCEADLLTAIGEEDVVVAQELERRELSTDGLVAIPGYSTLRANRFFCGTQIVFRHDELKNVEITPDIEQRLLSVFQKLFQERKYSAIVLAEYRLNTKLSILTKTVVDHIIREARKKNILTIVDPKRGDYNIFKGATLVKANRADVRHFLGIYPETECEVEQVSKEFVKQLDLKMSIVTLAADGMAFYYQETERFQMIPHAERTRATDATGAGDTVSAVLAICLINGWPLPSICRLANRCAANAASNVGTTIVSVIDVIGNKVVSSVAELANLKRLLPKDCKIITTSGCFDLFHYGHIEFLMKAKECGDILIVALNTDESVRMLKGETRPVCPLSDRLAHLVESRYVDFIVPFSEETPSWILQMLEPDVHVKGADYSEADARRRHPYIREFRSLEAGGGRSTTKLISRIKQI, encoded by the coding sequence ATCCCAGACGAAGCTTGTTATAAATAGCACCGATATCATGGACGAAAAAGACCCAAGCGCTCTTAGTTTAAACCTGAATCATCGATTTCTTGTCATTGGTGACGTAATCCTTGACGTAAACAAATTTGGCGACATTCCTCAGGTTGCTAACGAGGCGCCGGTTCCCATTTTCGTCGAAACCAAAAGTGACGTCAGACTTGGAGGTGCGGCTAATGTTGTACACAACCTCTCAGCCTTCCATTGTGAGGCGGACCTTCTCACAGCAATTGGGGAAGAGGATGTGGTGGTCGCGCAAGAGCTTGAACGACGCGAATTATCGACCGACGGACTGGTTGCGATTCCTGGATATTCGACCCTCCGAGCCAACAGATTCTTCTGCGGCACTCAGATCGTCTTCCGCCATGATGAGCTTAAGAATGTAGAGATAACACCAGATATCGAGCAGCGATTGTTGTCTGTGTTTCAAAAATTGTTCCAGGAAAGAAAATACAGCGCGATTGTCTTAGCAGAGTATCGCCTTAATACAAAGCTATCCATATTAACCAAAACAGTTGTCGACCATATCATAAGGGAAGCTaggaagaaaaatattttgacaatcgTTGACCCTAAAAGGGGTGATTATAATATCTTCAAAGGGGCGACTCTTGTTAAGGCCAACAGGGCCGATGTTCGACATTTCCTTGGTATTTATCCAGAAACGGAATGTGAAGTAGAACAAGTGAGTAAGGAATTTGTGAAGCAGTTGGATCTCAAGATGTCCATAGTTACTCTAGCAGCCGACGGAATGGCATTTTATTACCAGGAGACCGAGCGTTTTCAAATGATCCCTCATGCGGAACGCACGCGCGCCACGGATGCAACTGGAGCTGGTGACACAGTGTCTGCGGTCCTCGCGATCTGTCTGATAAACGGCTGGCCACTTCCATCAATCTGCCGCTTGGCAAACAGATGCGCCGCAAACGCAGCCAGTAACGTTGGTACCACTATTGTTTCCGTTATTGACGTCATCGGTAACAAAGTCGTCTCGTCAGTAGCTGAACTTGCAAACCTAAAAAGGCTTCTTCCTAAAGATTGTAAGATCATTACAACCTCCGGCTGTTTTGATCTCTTCCATTATGGACATATAGAGTTTCTGATGAAAGCTAAAGAATGCGGAGATATTCTTATCGTGGCTTTAAATACTGACGAATCAGTGAGAATGCTCAAAGGTGAAACACGCCCCGTCTGTCCTCTTTCGGACCGCCTTGCGCACCTTGTGGAGAGCCGCTATGTAGACTTCATTGTCCCTTTTTCCGAGGAAACCCCAAGCTGGATCCTTCAAATGCTTGAGCCGGATGTGCACGTGAAAGGAGCCGACTATTCTGAAGCAGATGCGAGACGTAGACACCCCTACATCCGGGAATTCCGGTCGTTGGAGGCGGGCGGCGGTCGTAGCACCACAAAGCTTATTAGCAGAATTAAACAGATATAG
- the LOC128224442 gene encoding uncharacterized protein LOC128224442 yields MDGPCKSEGFHGASVVMISANGQRPGSANGQRPALAKGYRPPSAGKERCARFDRSKASKAHTQTLEVSTVLHGSSVSTSLRPESPKCGRSRSASPHNRRSSRAKDLNNMMSMDFFSYGPKFAGHEDVEEEFYTREHKTKVKFMLDGEEEVMETIFIDNNDGDIDLKPGHVIDFDTLETELALMRRDIKTSLKEAEETNADSVNEPVDESNDNDKTGEPEIPTEQVSSEPVASVRDDYSYLLENYRQRCMDRSESFGEFSARLITPSHTVGSLKTRNLSTQDHSDAQDRGSDIVNNKSGGSVTTLTTDSGRGSTENLSEMTQTASSTLTDIPRMDFGESTSDLGLDTARSDLTQGDNFDGGDDGKKNLLELVCDQLAPIEKIQKAKDRKEILKKIMRSHRAPRPEDTANLKVVATTKSLAKNKHGSSGTVVESPPFPPLCFQINARPPAGYLYYFAYGPDMNPDRLSSYLGHDVTSRYWGLLMGFNLVFNKRGTSVEAGGFANLEFNPVRSVEGCLYKITSDDLRILDSRVGYPQHYEHVMLPVWMSNSKEPDSMGVAQYCVPALMYIAQQNWTETDQTLPCDYALSQLLKSSDMLTPAYRESLVTKTTQQPIAVA; encoded by the exons ATGGATGGCCCATGTAAGTCTGAAGGTTTTCATGGAGCCTCTGTGGTCATGATTTCAGCAAATGGTCAAAGACCTGGCTCAGCAAATGGTCAAAGACCTGCCTTAGCAAAGGGTTATAGACCCCCAAGTGCTGGAAAGGAGAGATGCGCAAGGTTTGATAGATCAAAAGCCAGCAAGGCTCACACTCAAACACTAGAAGTTTCTACTGTACTCCATGGTAGCTCAGTAAGTACTAGCCTTCGCCCTGAAAGTCCGAAATGTGGGCGAAGCCGATCAGCAAGCCCACATAATCGACGGTCAAGTAGGGCAAAAGATTTGAACAATATGATGTCTATGGATTTCTTTTCTTATGGTCCAAAGTTTGCTGGTCATGAGGATGTTGAAGAGGAATTTTATACTAGAGAGCATAAGACTAAAGTTAAGTTTATGCTGGATGGTGAAGAAGAAGTAAtggaaactatttttattgacaacaaTGATGGTGATATTGATTTGAAACCAGGTCATGTTATTGACTTTGACACTTTAGAAACAGAGCTTGCATTAATGAGAAGAGATATAAAAACTTCTCTTAAAGAAGCTGAAGAAACGAATGCTGATTCTGTCAATGAGCCTGTTGATGAGTCTAATGACAATGATAAAACTGGTGAACCGGAAATTCCGACTGAACAAGTCAGCAGTGAACCTGTAGCTTCAGTCAGAGATGATTATTCATATTTGCTTGAAAATTACCGACAGCGGTGTATGGACAGGAGCGAAAGCTTTGGAGAATTCAGCGCTAGACTTATTACACCCAGTCATACAGTTGGCAGCCTTAAAACTAGAAACCTGTCCACGCAAGATCATAGTGATGCACAGGACAGGGGATCAgacattgttaataataaaagcGGTGGAAGTGTAACCACATTAACAACTGATAGTGGACGAGGGTCGACAGAAAATTTGTCTGAAATGACGCAAACAGCAAGCTCAACATTAACTGACATACCTCGCATGGACTTTGGAGAAAGTACAAGTGACCTCGGACTAGATACGGCCCGTAGTGATCTGACCCAGGGGGATAACTTTGACGGAGGAGACGATGGGAAAAAAAACCTGTTAGAGCTTGTTTGTGACCAGTTAGCCCCAATAGAAAAG ATTCAAAAAGCAAAAGATCGCAAAGAAAT TCTTAAAAAGATTATGCGCTCACATAGAGCGCCAAG GCCAGAAGATACAGCAAATCTCAAGGTCGTTGCCACCACCAAGTCCCTGGCAAAGAACAA GCATGGTTCAAGTGGGACCGTAGTGGAAAGCCCGCCATTTCCGCCGCTGTGCTTCCAGATAAACGCCCGACCACCCGCGGGATACCTCTACTATTTCGCATACGGGCCTGATATGAACCCAGACAG aCTGAGCAGCTATCTGGGTCATGACGTTACGTCTCGTTACTGGGGACTCTTGATGGGTTTCAACCTCGTCTTCAACAAAAGAG GAACCAGTGTGGAAGCAGGGGGATTTGCCAACTTGGAGTTCAACCCTGTACGCTCTGTGGAAGGCTGTTTGTATAAGATTACCTCTGACGATCTGCGCATCTTAGACAGTCGTGTAGGCTATCCTCAA CACTATGAGCATGTGATGTTACCAGTCTGGATGTCTAACAGCAAGGAACCAGACTCTATGGGTGTGGCCCAGTACTGTGTCCCTGCCCTCATGTACATTGCCCAACAGAATTGGACTGAAACAG atcAAACTCTGCCTTGTGACTATGCACTATCACAACTATTGAAGAGCTCTGATATGCTCACCCCAGCCTACAGAGAGTCATTGGTTACCAAGACAACACAACAACCCATTGCTGTAGCCTAG
- the LOC128224516 gene encoding bifunctional protein HldE-like — protein MDEKDPSALSLNLNHRFLVIGDVILDVDKFGDIPQVANEAPVPIFVETKSDVRLGGAANVVHNLSAFHCEADLLTAIGEEDVVVAQELERRELSTDGLVAIPGYSTLRANRFFCGTQIVFRHDELKNVEITPDIEQRLLSVFQKLFQERKYSAIVLAEYRLNTKLSILTKTVVDHIIREARKKNILTIVDPKRGDYNIFKGATLVKANRADVRHFLGIYPETECEVEQVSKEFVKQLDLKMSIVTLAADGMAFYYQETERFQMIPHAERTRATDATGAGDTVSAVLAICLINGWPLPSICRLANRCAANAASNVGTTIVSVIDVIGNKVVSSVAELANLKRLLPKDCKIITTSGCFDLFHYGHIEFLMKAKECGDILIVALNTDESVRMLKGETRPVCPLSDRLAHLVESRYVDFIVPFSEETPSWILQMLEPDVHVKGADYSEADARRRHPYIREFRSLEAGGGRSTTKLISRIKQI, from the coding sequence ATGGACGAAAAAGACCCAAGCGCTCTTAGTTTAAACCTGAATCATCGATTTCTTGTCATTGGTGACGTAATCCTTGACGTAGACAAATTTGGCGACATTCCTCAGGTTGCTAACGAGGCGCCGGTTCCCATTTTCGTCGAAACCAAAAGTGACGTCAGACTTGGAGGTGCGGCTAATGTTGTACACAACCTCTCAGCCTTCCATTGTGAGGCGGACCTTCTCACAGCAATTGGGGAAGAGGATGTGGTGGTCGCGCAAGAGCTTGAACGACGCGAATTATCGACCGACGGACTGGTTGCGATTCCTGGATATTCGACCCTCCGAGCCAACAGATTCTTCTGCGGCACTCAGATCGTCTTCCGCCATGATGAGCTTAAGAATGTAGAGATAACACCAGATATCGAGCAGCGATTGTTGTCTGTGTTTCAAAAATTGTTCCAGGAAAGAAAATACAGCGCGATTGTCTTAGCAGAGTATCGCCTTAATACAAAGCTATCCATATTAACCAAAACAGTTGTCGACCATATCATAAGGGAAGCTaggaagaaaaatattttgacaatcgTTGACCCTAAAAGGGGTGATTATAATATCTTCAAAGGGGCGACTCTTGTTAAAGCCAACAGGGCCGATGTTCGACATTTCCTTGGTATTTATCCAGAAACGGAATGTGAAGTAGAACAAGTGAGTAAGGAATTTGTGAAGCAGTTGGATCTCAAGATGTCCATAGTTACTCTAGCAGCCGACGGAATGGCATTTTATTACCAGGAGACCGAGCGTTTTCAAATGATCCCTCATGCGGAACGCACGCGCGCCACGGATGCAACTGGAGCTGGTGACACAGTGTCTGCGGTCCTCGCGATCTGTCTGATAAACGGCTGGCCACTTCCATCAATCTGCCGCTTGGCAAACAGATGCGCCGCAAACGCAGCCAGTAACGTTGGTACCACTATTGTTTCCGTTATTGACGTCATCGGTAACAAAGTCGTCTCGTCAGTAGCTGAACTTGCAAACCTAAAAAGGCTTCTTCCTAAAGATTGTAAGATCATTACAACCTCCGGCTGTTTTGATCTCTTCCATTATGGACATATAGAGTTTCTGATGAAAGCTAAAGAATGCGGAGATATTCTTATCGTGGCTTTAAATACTGACGAATCAGTGAGAATGCTCAAAGGTGAAACACGCCCCGTCTGTCCTCTTTCGGACCGCCTAGCACACCTTGTGGAGAGCCGCTATGTAGACTTCATTGTCCCTTTTTCCGAGGAAACCCCAAGCTGGATCCTTCAAATGCTTGAGCCGGATGTGCACGTGAAAGGAGCCGACTATTCTGAAGCAGATGCGAGACGTAGACACCCCTACATCCGGGAATTCCGGTCGTTGGAGGCGGGCGGTGGTCGAAGCACCACAAAGCTTATTAGCAGAATTAAACAGATATAG
- the LOC128224076 gene encoding N(G),N(G)-dimethylarginine dimethylaminohydrolase 1-like, which yields MTTTRSTAFSYNYAIICRVPRSFAERGALAEGRQIDYEAARDEHRQLVDVLRKCSLNIIELQEDEDYKDCCCVEDCAVIIGGTALITRPGLKVRQGETKEIRRVLKSDLKLRIQEIHDGSATLDGGDVLFTGKEIFVGIGKNTNEAGAQAVAEAFPEYVVVPIYMEATKALHLKSLCSMAGRQVIAVSSSDCGTKIYRQIKQQAQFSYELLKLEDDSAANMIYLNGRLIHRTRDEMADVCWSVLDEKILNPRHQTSINELSKARVTLSSLVLLINKEKRARKLVSNLQDEDMDRYATIKTLK from the exons atgaccACCACAAGGTCCACAGCTTTTTCCTACAACTATGCCATCATCTGCCGCGTCCCGCGAAGCTTTGCTGAACGTGGAGCACTTGCAGAAGGACGTCAAATCGATTACGAGGCCGCTCGCGATGAGCATCGGCAGTTGGTTGATGTTTTGAGGAAATGTTCTCTAAATATCATCGAGCTACAG GAGGATGAAGACTACAAAGATTGCTGTTGTGTAGAGGACTGTGCAGTCATTATTGGGGGAACAGCCTTGATCACTCGGCCAGGACTGAAAGTTAGACAAGGAGAG ACAAAAGAGATCAGACGAGTGTTAAAGTCCGACCTTAAACTTCGAATTCAAGAAATACATGATGGGTCCGCTACATTAGATGGAGGAGATGTACTGTTTACTG GAAAGGAAATCTTTGTCGGTATTGGAAAGAATACAAATGAGGCCGGAGCGCAGGCTGTTGCTGAAGCATTCCCGGAATATGTTGTCGTTCCGATCTACATGGAGGCGACAAAAGCTCTCCATCTGAAGTCTCTGTGCAGTATGGCAGGCAGGCAGGTCATCGCCGTCAGCTCGTCGGACTGTGGCACAAAGATTTATAGG caaatcaAGCAGCAGGCCCAGTTCAGTTACGAACTTCTGAAGCTGGAAGATGACTCTGCGGCCAACATGATTTACCTGAATGGACGCCTCATTCACCGAACACGAGATGAGATGGCGGATGTTTGCTGGAGT gTACTGGACGAAAAGATTTTAAACCCTCGCCACCAGACTTCAATCAACGAGCTTTCGAAGGCGCGCGTGACATTGTCTAGTCTCGTACTTCTGATCAACAAGGAAAAGCGTGCACGAAAACTCGTGTCCAACTTGCAAGACGAAGATATGGACCGATACGCAACTATCAAAACACTTAAATAG
- the LOC128223128 gene encoding bifunctional protein HldE-like isoform X2: MDEKDPSALSLNLNHRFLVIGDVILDVNKFGDIPQVANEAPVPIFVETKSDVRLGGAANVVHNLSAFHCEADLLTAIGEEDVVVAQELERRELSTDGLVAIPGYSTLRANRFFCGTQIVFRHDELKNVEITPDIEQRLLSVFQKLFQERKYSAIVLAEYRLNTKLSILTKTVVDHIIREARKKNILTIVDPKRGDYNIFKGATLVKANRADVRHFLGIYPETECEVEQVSKEFVKQLDLKMSIVTLAADGMAFYYQETERFQMIPHAERTRATDATGAGDTVSAVLAICLINGWPLPSICRLANRCAANAASNVGTTIVSVIDVIGNKVVSSVAELANLKRLLPKDCKIITTSGCFDLFHYGHIEFLMKAKECGDILIVALNTDESVRMLKGETRPVCPLSDRLAHLVESRYVDFIVPFSEETPSWILQMLEPDVHVKGADYSEADARRRHPYIREFRSLEAGGGRSTTKLISRIKQI; encoded by the coding sequence ATGGACGAAAAAGACCCAAGCGCTCTTAGTTTAAACCTGAATCATCGATTTCTTGTCATTGGTGACGTAATCCTTGACGTAAACAAATTTGGCGACATTCCTCAGGTTGCTAACGAGGCGCCGGTTCCCATTTTCGTCGAAACCAAAAGTGACGTCAGACTTGGAGGTGCGGCTAATGTTGTACACAACCTCTCAGCCTTCCATTGTGAGGCGGACCTTCTCACAGCAATTGGGGAAGAGGATGTGGTGGTCGCGCAAGAGCTTGAACGACGCGAATTATCGACCGACGGACTGGTTGCGATTCCTGGATATTCGACCCTCCGAGCCAACAGATTCTTCTGCGGCACTCAGATCGTCTTCCGCCATGATGAGCTTAAGAATGTAGAGATAACACCAGATATCGAGCAGCGATTGTTGTCTGTGTTTCAAAAATTGTTCCAGGAAAGAAAATACAGCGCGATTGTCTTAGCAGAGTATCGCCTTAATACAAAGCTATCCATATTAACCAAAACAGTTGTCGACCATATCATAAGGGAAGCTaggaagaaaaatattttgacaatcgTTGACCCTAAAAGGGGTGATTATAATATCTTCAAAGGGGCGACTCTTGTTAAGGCCAACAGGGCCGATGTTCGACATTTCCTTGGTATTTATCCAGAAACGGAATGTGAAGTAGAACAAGTGAGTAAGGAATTTGTGAAGCAGTTGGATCTCAAGATGTCCATAGTTACTCTAGCAGCCGACGGAATGGCATTTTATTACCAGGAGACCGAGCGTTTTCAAATGATCCCTCATGCGGAACGCACGCGCGCCACGGATGCAACTGGAGCTGGTGACACAGTGTCTGCGGTCCTCGCGATCTGTCTGATAAACGGCTGGCCACTTCCATCAATCTGCCGCTTGGCAAACAGATGCGCCGCAAACGCAGCCAGTAACGTTGGTACCACTATTGTTTCCGTTATTGACGTCATCGGTAACAAAGTCGTCTCGTCAGTAGCTGAACTTGCAAACCTAAAAAGGCTTCTTCCTAAAGATTGTAAGATCATTACAACCTCCGGCTGTTTTGATCTCTTCCATTATGGACATATAGAGTTTCTGATGAAAGCTAAAGAATGCGGAGATATTCTTATCGTGGCTTTAAATACTGACGAATCAGTGAGAATGCTCAAAGGTGAAACACGCCCCGTCTGTCCTCTTTCGGACCGCCTTGCGCACCTTGTGGAGAGCCGCTATGTAGACTTCATTGTCCCTTTTTCCGAGGAAACCCCAAGCTGGATCCTTCAAATGCTTGAGCCGGATGTGCACGTGAAAGGAGCCGACTATTCTGAAGCAGATGCGAGACGTAGACACCCCTACATCCGGGAATTCCGGTCGTTGGAGGCGGGCGGCGGTCGTAGCACCACAAAGCTTATTAGCAGAATTAAACAGATATAG